A single Methanocaldococcus bathoardescens DNA region contains:
- a CDS encoding ATP-binding protein, which yields MKFYNREKELNYLKNYVQLEPTSILFVYGPKSSGKSTVMMRVIKELENSNIVFFYYNLRKYATPTKDEFLSIFFEKSDKKYLLNKLEINLKIFKFGIEENFDFNDVKLNDVFAKINECINAVIKDGKRPVLVIDELQKLKNIYFNGGKSLLNELFNLFVSLTKMEHLCHVICLTSDTLFIDNVYRHSSLSEASEYYLIDWLKKHDIKKILKEEEFNEKEIDYCLNYLSLPYEISQLINNKKLGLSVEETIKRWVNIEADGIKYLIDTSDLIEEEIYKVLSKFKDKIKINYKKDVKKEEMKYIKFLIENEILFYDVINGVIKPTSIKKWYAIKEILDNR from the coding sequence ATGAAATTCTACAATCGAGAAAAAGAACTTAACTATCTAAAGAATTATGTTCAATTAGAACCCACCTCCATCTTATTTGTTTATGGTCCTAAGTCATCAGGTAAATCTACCGTAATGATGAGAGTTATTAAAGAATTGGAAAATAGTAATATTGTCTTTTTCTACTACAATCTAAGAAAATACGCTACACCAACAAAAGATGAGTTTTTGAGTATATTTTTTGAAAAATCAGATAAAAAATATCTATTAAATAAGTTAGAAATTAATCTAAAAATCTTTAAGTTTGGTATAGAGGAAAATTTTGATTTTAATGACGTAAAACTAAATGATGTTTTTGCTAAAATAAATGAGTGTATAAACGCAGTTATAAAAGATGGAAAAAGACCTGTTTTGGTTATAGATGAACTCCAAAAATTAAAAAATATTTACTTCAATGGTGGGAAATCCTTATTAAACGAACTATTTAATTTATTTGTCTCTTTAACTAAGATGGAACATCTATGTCATGTTATTTGCCTGACTTCTGATACTTTATTTATTGATAATGTCTATAGACACTCCTCCCTATCAGAAGCATCAGAGTATTATCTAATCGACTGGCTAAAAAAACATGATATTAAAAAAATCCTAAAAGAAGAGGAATTTAATGAAAAAGAAATAGATTATTGCTTAAATTATTTATCATTACCTTATGAGATTTCTCAATTAATAAATAATAAAAAATTAGGTTTATCAGTTGAAGAAACTATAAAACGATGGGTAAATATTGAAGCAGATGGGATAAAATATTTAATAGACACTTCCGATTTAATTGAAGAAGAGATTTATAAAGTACTTTCTAAGTTTAAGGATAAAATAAAAATTAACTATAAAAAAGATGTTAAAAAAGAGGAAATGAAGTATATAAAGTTTTTAATTGAGAATGAAATTTTGTTCTATGATGTTATAAATGGTGTTATAAAACCAACTTCGATAAAGAAGTGGTATGCCATAAAAGAAATTTTAGATAATAGGTGA
- a CDS encoding UPF0104 family protein, protein MDLKNQILNKRMVVSFIVSFGIILYIFSKINLNKLILILRNANVLYYFFAFAMFYLSILIKSYRWRIFLKNTDIDLKLKNAFVIYYLSMFINSLVPAKLGDIYRGYLLKKKTNKSISLGFGTVFIERVFDLVAMISLLFISAYLSFKSDIPEEVSYSIKWGVVIILFLILLIFGFLVVNSKINLKNDKINRILMNFEKGLRAVKWNSLPLLITLSFVGWFIEGLTIYFIFLALNLNLEILFGVFSDLASSLLTAIPITPSGLGIVEYALIYILKLKNIDENNAFAVLILYRLISYFSIVLFGAIMFYIVEGNILRESKNERC, encoded by the coding sequence ATGGATTTAAAAAATCAGATTCTGAATAAGAGGATGGTGGTTTCTTTTATTGTATCATTTGGGATAATTTTATATATTTTTTCAAAAATAAATTTGAATAAGTTAATATTAATCTTAAGGAATGCTAATGTTCTTTATTATTTTTTTGCGTTTGCAATGTTCTATCTTTCAATCTTAATTAAAAGTTATCGTTGGAGAATTTTTTTAAAAAATACAGATATTGATTTAAAATTAAAAAATGCGTTTGTTATATACTATCTTTCAATGTTTATAAATTCATTAGTTCCTGCTAAGTTAGGGGATATTTATAGGGGATATTTATTAAAGAAAAAAACGAATAAATCAATATCTTTGGGTTTTGGAACTGTTTTTATTGAAAGAGTTTTTGATTTGGTAGCAATGATTAGTTTATTATTTATCTCTGCTTACTTATCATTTAAGTCAGATATTCCAGAAGAGGTTAGTTATTCAATTAAATGGGGAGTTGTTATAATCTTATTTTTAATTCTTCTGATTTTTGGTTTTTTAGTAGTTAACAGTAAGATAAATTTAAAAAATGATAAGATAAACAGAATATTAATGAATTTTGAAAAGGGTTTGAGAGCCGTGAAATGGAACTCACTTCCTTTATTGATAACTTTATCATTTGTTGGATGGTTTATTGAAGGACTAACTATTTATTTTATATTTTTAGCATTAAATCTAAATTTAGAAATCTTATTTGGAGTATTTTCTGATTTAGCTTCTTCTTTATTAACTGCTATCCCTATAACTCCTTCTGGATTAGGAATCGTAGAGTATGCGTTAATTTATATATTAAAGCTAAAAAATATAGATGAAAACAATGCCTTTGCTGTCCTTATTTTATATCGTTTAATATCATATTTTTCAATTGTTTTGTTTGGAGCGATAATGTTTTATATCGTTGAAGGAAATATTCTAAGAGAATCTAAAAATGAGAGATGCTAA
- the trpE gene encoding anthranilate synthase component I translates to MIIKKIKMDVCPLDVYEQIRGENTFLLESAEGVPKVARYSILGKAEGKVTFKEGKLKVESFTEFGDKAKDLEGKYECPLDALREVRNEYLKYIDISNIEPIPRFKGGLVGYLSYDIIRYWIDLSNINPKPINDLKFPDAEFFIVKDFISFDLKEKVINLIAENEEGIKELEKIVKNAKIKNNKEKEEKTMENKELKIKSNMSKEEFIEAVKKAKEYIFAGDIFQVVLSRRIEIDLDNLDHLAIYKKVREINPSPYMYYLDFGDRKIIGSSPEILVRTDYKDGKRLVITRPIAGTIRRGKTEEEDKELEKKLLSDEKERAEHVMLVDLARNDIGKISKFGTVEVTDFMIIEKYSHVQHIVSNVVGELKDNYDSFLAVKATFPAGTLSGAPKVRAMEIIEELEKTWRGPYGGGVGYFGWDDLMDLAITIRTFVISKNRGYIQVGAGIVADSIPENEWEETERKGMANVKTIESLVQ, encoded by the coding sequence ATGATAATTAAAAAAATAAAAATGGATGTCTGCCCATTAGATGTTTATGAGCAAATTAGAGGAGAAAATACATTTTTGTTGGAATCAGCTGAAGGAGTTCCAAAGGTAGCGAGATACTCAATCTTAGGAAAGGCAGAAGGAAAAGTAACATTTAAAGAAGGAAAGTTAAAAGTTGAAAGCTTTACAGAATTTGGAGATAAAGCTAAAGATTTAGAAGGGAAATATGAATGTCCTTTAGATGCTTTAAGAGAAGTTAGAAATGAATATCTTAAATATATTGATATATCCAACATTGAACCAATACCAAGATTTAAAGGAGGTTTAGTAGGCTATTTAAGTTATGATATTATTAGATACTGGATTGATTTATCAAATATTAATCCAAAGCCAATAAATGATTTAAAATTCCCTGATGCAGAGTTCTTTATTGTTAAGGACTTTATTTCATTTGATTTAAAGGAAAAGGTTATTAATTTAATAGCAGAGAATGAAGAAGGTATTAAAGAACTTGAAAAAATTGTAAAGAATGCAAAAATAAAGAATAACAAAGAGAAAGAAGAAAAAACTATGGAAAATAAAGAATTAAAAATCAAATCTAACATGAGTAAGGAAGAATTTATAGAGGCAGTAAAAAAAGCTAAAGAGTATATATTTGCTGGAGATATCTTTCAAGTGGTTTTATCAAGGAGGATAGAGATTGATTTGGATAACTTAGACCATTTAGCAATTTACAAAAAAGTTAGGGAAATAAATCCTTCCCCATACATGTATTACTTAGATTTTGGAGATAGAAAAATTATTGGCTCATCACCAGAGATTTTAGTTAGAACTGATTATAAAGATGGGAAGAGATTGGTTATAACAAGACCTATAGCTGGAACAATAAGGAGAGGAAAAACTGAAGAGGAAGATAAAGAGTTAGAGAAAAAGCTGTTAAGTGATGAGAAAGAGAGAGCTGAGCATGTTATGCTTGTAGATTTAGCAAGAAATGACATTGGAAAGATATCAAAATTTGGAACTGTAGAAGTTACAGATTTCATGATAATAGAGAAATATTCTCATGTTCAACATATAGTGAGCAATGTTGTTGGGGAGTTAAAAGACAATTATGACTCATTCTTAGCAGTAAAAGCTACATTTCCAGCAGGAACTTTAAGTGGGGCACCAAAAGTTAGGGCGATGGAGATTATTGAAGAGCTTGAAAAAACCTGGAGAGGGCCGTATGGAGGAGGGGTTGGTTACTTTGGATGGGATGATTTAATGGATTTGGCAATAACCATTAGAACCTTTGTAATATCAAAAAATAGAGGATATATTCAAGTTGGTGCTGGAATTGTGGCTGATTCAATTCCAGAAAATGAATGGGAAGAGACAGAGAGAAAAGGAATGGCTAATGTCAAGACAATTGAGAGTTTAGTTCAATAA
- a CDS encoding DHH family phosphoesterase, producing MAFDEICDEIILDYEDAKDFAYILKLIYLNEFEKIKNLNLDKFGIIEKDDLLFYGKNYPLFKSLLFFNEIPVFREEKESILFLKSIGLSPRNTLNSLTYKEKVKLGNEFLKRCIGLVPKEYISYIPQLIFGREYYFKGVCLKEYVSALNGLYKIGKKNKVKKLIISMELPDEKDVKKYKKKLAKKIDLFKKKLNSYEINYLNLKFNNKNFKCQYIYVRQSIWNKVLGLFGEEIELKYYPTLVNVAHSHEKVDFLKSLFIFVDRGDISVYAKVPKLVYLKDGLTLNHLNLRGKYIYFGNWEKERFWKIIKKGAL from the coding sequence ATGGCTTTTGATGAAATTTGTGATGAAATTATATTGGATTATGAGGATGCCAAAGATTTTGCTTATATCTTAAAATTAATTTATTTGAATGAATTTGAGAAAATTAAAAATTTAAATTTAGATAAATTTGGTATTATTGAGAAAGATGATTTATTATTCTATGGGAAAAACTATCCTCTATTTAAAAGTTTATTATTTTTTAATGAAATTCCTGTATTTAGGGAAGAGAAGGAAAGTATTTTATTTTTAAAGAGTATTGGGTTATCTCCAAGAAATACTTTAAACTCATTAACTTATAAAGAAAAAGTAAAGTTGGGAAACGAATTTCTAAAAAGATGTATAGGCCTTGTTCCTAAGGAATATATCAGCTATATTCCTCAGCTAATTTTTGGAAGAGAATATTATTTTAAAGGGGTTTGTTTAAAAGAGTATGTTTCTGCTTTAAATGGACTTTATAAGATTGGTAAGAAAAATAAGGTTAAAAAACTAATAATCAGTATGGAACTACCTGATGAGAAGGATGTTAAAAAGTATAAGAAAAAATTAGCAAAGAAAATAGACTTATTTAAGAAAAAATTAAATAGCTATGAAATAAATTACCTTAACTTAAAGTTTAATAACAAAAACTTTAAATGTCAATATATCTATGTTAGACAATCAATATGGAATAAAGTCCTTGGTTTGTTTGGGGAAGAAATTGAACTAAAATATTATCCAACTTTGGTTAATGTTGCCCATTCCCATGAAAAAGTTGATTTCTTAAAGTCATTGTTTATATTTGTTGATAGGGGAGACATTTCTGTTTATGCAAAAGTTCCTAAGCTTGTTTATTTAAAAGATGGATTAACATTGAATCATTTGAATCTAAGGGGGAAGTATATATATTTCGGTAATTGGGAAAAAGAGAGATTTTGGAAAATTATTAAAAAGGGAGCATTATGA
- the serS gene encoding serine--tRNA ligase, translated as MKLTFDLDGKMIFSKELNEEAKKAVEEVLKNADSIFLKGVPKGKEDEASKIIDYEFEGNTLKLKIVSGTYTRAHEGLIRLRKPLAEKLGRNFRIGVRGIEIDNYVITIETDEDKAKKLEGIKVPECEAKVEGNKIILTFKDIGESELKRNIIDRAIKFVKTELEKEEEDLTFKVCKIPPGTIVSEYKAKRKITFDKDPTDVAEKLGWVKKFPGRGQWFYAPPITALFRALEELIVEEVVKKIGFQECLFPKLIPLEIMYKMRYLEGLPEGMYYVCPPKREPELFKEFVNEMMIKKEIPIEKLKILLRDPGYVLAPAQCEPFYQFFEGEVIDVDKPIMFFDRSGWTYRWEGGGARGLDRVNEFLRVECVWIGSPEFVEETRDKTLKYAEKLAQKLDLEYWVEVGDDPFYLEGRKKEDRGIEFPDVPKYEMRLWLPHIKDERKGVAVTSANVHGTHFVEGFRIKDYKGRKVWTGCTGYGITRWVVGYLAQYGFDFDDWHPIIKKKIEKLPEVPQLITWPKKDE; from the coding sequence ATGAAACTTACTTTTGATTTAGATGGAAAAATGATATTTAGCAAAGAGTTGAATGAAGAGGCAAAAAAAGCGGTTGAAGAAGTTTTAAAAAATGCAGATAGCATATTTTTAAAAGGTGTTCCAAAGGGTAAAGAAGATGAAGCATCAAAAATAATAGATTATGAATTTGAAGGGAACACTTTAAAATTAAAGATTGTCTCTGGAACCTACACAAGAGCTCATGAGGGATTAATTAGGCTGAGAAAACCATTGGCTGAAAAATTGGGAAGAAACTTTAGAATTGGGGTTAGAGGGATTGAAATAGATAATTATGTAATAACAATTGAAACAGATGAAGATAAAGCTAAAAAATTAGAAGGCATTAAAGTTCCAGAGTGCGAGGCAAAGGTTGAAGGAAACAAAATTATATTAACATTTAAAGACATTGGAGAGAGTGAATTAAAAAGAAACATTATTGATAGAGCAATAAAGTTTGTAAAAACAGAGTTGGAAAAAGAAGAAGAGGATTTGACATTTAAAGTTTGTAAAATCCCACCAGGGACAATAGTTAGTGAATATAAAGCAAAGAGAAAAATAACGTTTGATAAAGACCCAACAGATGTGGCTGAAAAACTTGGATGGGTTAAAAAATTCCCTGGAAGAGGGCAGTGGTTTTATGCTCCACCAATAACAGCATTATTTAGAGCTTTAGAAGAGTTAATAGTTGAAGAAGTGGTTAAAAAAATTGGATTTCAAGAATGCCTATTTCCAAAACTCATCCCATTGGAGATTATGTATAAGATGAGATACTTGGAAGGTTTACCAGAAGGAATGTATTATGTATGTCCACCAAAGAGAGAACCAGAGCTCTTTAAAGAGTTTGTAAATGAAATGATGATTAAGAAAGAGATTCCAATTGAAAAACTAAAAATTCTACTTAGAGACCCAGGTTATGTGTTAGCCCCAGCTCAATGTGAGCCATTTTACCAATTCTTTGAAGGGGAGGTTATAGATGTTGATAAACCAATAATGTTCTTTGATAGAAGTGGATGGACATACAGATGGGAAGGAGGAGGAGCGAGAGGTTTAGATAGAGTTAATGAGTTCTTGAGAGTTGAATGTGTTTGGATTGGAAGTCCAGAGTTTGTTGAAGAAACAAGAGATAAAACGTTAAAATATGCTGAAAAGTTAGCTCAAAAACTTGATTTAGAGTATTGGGTTGAAGTTGGAGATGACCCATTCTATTTAGAGGGAAGAAAGAAGGAAGATAGAGGAATAGAGTTCCCAGATGTGCCAAAGTATGAGATGAGATTGTGGCTTCCACATATAAAAGATGAGAGAAAGGGAGTTGCTGTAACCTCTGCCAATGTGCATGGAACACACTTTGTTGAGGGCTTTAGAATTAAAGATTATAAGGGAAGAAAGGTTTGGACAGGTTGTACTGGATATGGAATAACAAGGTGGGTTGTTGGATATTTAGCTCAGTATGGATTTGATTTTGATGACTGGCATCCAATAATAAAGAAAAAAATTGAGAAGTTGCCAGAAGTTCCACAATTAATAACTTGGCCTAAGAAAGATGAATAA
- a CDS encoding serine/threonine-protein kinase RIO2, with amino-acid sequence MIKKLIEALRQTQDEDFKILKIIELSMRYHEWVPLDEIVRKAKMPEKDVLYRLKRLNKFGFVVRSTYGYAVSMGGYDALAVNAFVKKGILKAIGNKLGVGKEGDVYTVLLDDGREAVLKFHKHGRTCFTRGKRYRGYLADKHHISWLYVSRLTAEREFEILNELFPIVKVPEPIEWNRHAIIMGKVVGEELKRLDLSEFMSKKEIKDLFWKIIEEVKKAYEIGYIHGDLSEFNILLDENGDFVIIDWPQAVPKYHPDAEFYLKRDIWNVIRYFKKYKIDKEDEKIDVDKIFEYITGKEPIHKFKETGLAEGQD; translated from the coding sequence ATAATTAAAAAGCTAATTGAGGCATTAAGACAGACACAAGATGAAGATTTTAAAATATTAAAAATTATAGAATTGTCAATGAGATATCATGAGTGGGTGCCATTAGATGAGATTGTTAGAAAGGCAAAGATGCCTGAAAAAGATGTACTTTACAGATTAAAGAGACTAAACAAATTTGGATTTGTTGTGAGAAGCACTTATGGTTATGCTGTCTCAATGGGGGGCTATGATGCTTTAGCTGTAAATGCATTTGTTAAAAAAGGAATATTAAAAGCTATAGGCAATAAATTAGGTGTTGGTAAGGAAGGGGATGTATATACAGTATTGTTGGATGATGGAAGAGAAGCAGTGTTAAAATTCCATAAACATGGAAGAACTTGCTTTACAAGAGGAAAGAGGTATAGAGGATATTTAGCTGATAAACATCATATAAGTTGGCTCTATGTCTCAAGATTAACAGCTGAGAGAGAGTTTGAGATTCTAAATGAACTTTTCCCAATAGTTAAAGTTCCTGAGCCAATAGAATGGAATAGACATGCTATAATTATGGGAAAAGTTGTTGGAGAAGAATTAAAGAGATTAGATTTATCAGAATTTATGAGTAAAAAAGAAATTAAAGACTTATTCTGGAAAATTATTGAAGAGGTTAAAAAAGCTTATGAAATTGGCTATATACATGGAGATTTAAGTGAATTTAACATTTTATTAGATGAGAATGGGGATTTTGTTATTATTGACTGGCCTCAGGCAGTTCCTAAATATCATCCAGATGCTGAATTCTACTTAAAGAGGGACATTTGGAACGTAATAAGGTATTTCAAAAAGTATAAGATTGATAAGGAGGATGAGAAGATTGATGTTGATAAAATCTTTGAGTACATAACTGGAAAAGAGCCAATTCATAAATTTAAAGAGACAGGGCTTGCAGAAGGCCAAGATTAG